A genomic window from Salvia splendens isolate huo1 chromosome 11, SspV2, whole genome shotgun sequence includes:
- the LOC121754073 gene encoding alkane hydroxylase MAH1-like has translation MAIIEITFLSLSIILLLFLRSTHRRRSTSLPTNWPVVGMLPGLFPNCHRIQEYITELTAESGGTFHWKGPVFSNMDMLMTSDPANIHHIFSRNFSNYPKGPEFNKIFQILGDGIFNADFDVWELHRRTTHSFFTHTAFSSKLENVVWDKIENGLLPVLDHSMDVDLQDIFQRLSFDTICKLVLEYDPCSLSVEMPNIPCEKAFNDMIDALLYRHLLPEVVWRLQGWVGVGREKKLQEASRAFDEFIYPCVERSKDESNGLSMLASFKKEFQTDSNKFLRDTALNLMLAGRDTTGATLTWLFWLIACNPSSEEKIRREIDGEEWRRRFGVEESRRLVYLHGALCETLRLYPPVALEHKALVRTDDLPCGKRIEGNARVVISFYSVGRMESVWGKDCLEFKPERWITPSGKIKHEASYKFPAFNAGPRTCLGKEMAFVQMKMVAAAILHRYRIKVVEGHVVLPRDSIILQMKNGLRVSLSKIAN, from the exons ATGGCCATCATCGAAATCActttcctctccctctccataaTCCTCCTCCTTTTCCTCCGATCAACCCATCGCCGCCGATCCACGTCGCTTCCGACCAACTGGCCGGTGGTCGGGATGCTCCCGGGCCTCTTTCCCAACTGCCACCGCATCCAAGAATACATAACCGAGCTCACGGCCGAGTCCGGCGGCACCTTCCACTGGAAAGGCCCCGTCTTCTCCAACATGGACATGCTCATGACCAGCGACCCCGCCAACATCCACCACATCTTCAGCCGCAACTTCTCCAACTACCCAAAAGGCCcagagttcaacaagatcttccAAATCCTCGGCGATGGAATCTTCAACGCGGATTTTGATGTGTGGGAGCTCCACCGCCGCACCACTCACTCCTTCTTCACCCACACGGCCTTCTCTAGTAAACTGGAGAACGTCGTGTGGGATAAGATCGAGAACGGGCTTCTGCCTGTTCTCGACCACTCAATGGATGTTGATTTGCAG GATATTTTCCAGAGATTGTCCTTCGATACTATTTGCAAGCTCGTATTGGAGTATGATCCTTGCAGTTTATCGGTTGAGATGCCGAACATCCCGTGCGAGAAGGCGTTTAACGACATGATAGACGCTCTTCTCTACCGCCACCTCCTACCGGAGGTGGTGTGGCGGCTGCAGGGATGGGTGGGCGTTGGTAGAGAGAAGAAGCTTCAGGAAGCTTCTAGAGCCTTCGATGAGTTCATCTACCCTTGCGTGGAAAGATCCAAGGATGAATCAAATGGTTTGAGCATGCTCGCATCGTTTAAAAAGGAGTTTCAAACGGATTCAAACAAATTCTTGAGGGATACCGCGTTGAATCTGATGCTAGCCGGAAGAGACACCACCGGCGCCACTCTCACTTGGCTTTTCTGGCTAATCGCCTGCAATCCCTCGTCGGAGGAGAAGATCCGGCGGGAGATCGACGGCGAGGAATGGAGGAGGAGGTTTGGCGTTGAAGAGTCGCGGAGGTTGGTTTACCTCCACGGAGCTCTGTGCGAGACGCTGAGGCTGTACCCACCGGTCGCGCTGGAGCACAAGGCTCTAGTGCGGACGGATGATCTCCCGTGTGGGAAGCGGATCGAGGGGAACGCGAGAGTGGTCATATCTTTTTATTCCGTGGGGAGAATGGAGAGCGTGTGGGGGAAAGACTGCCTCGAATTCAAGCCGGAGAGATGGATCACTCCGAGCGGGAAGATCAAACACGAGGCGTCGTATAAGTTTCCGGCGTTTAATGCCGGGCCGAGGACGTGCCTAGGGAAGGAGATGGCGTTTGTGCAGATGAagatggtggcggcggcgatctTGCATCGGTACCGGATTAAGGTTGTGGAGGGGCATGTGGTTTTGCCTCGTGATTCGATTATACTTCAAATGAAGAATGGTTTGAGGGTGAGTTTGTCCAAGATTGCAAATTGA